Genomic DNA from Paenibacillus borealis:
TTGCACACCGGCTAATCCTGCAGCGCGGGCCCGGAGTCCGTGAAGGGCAATCGGCTGAGGTCGTGCTTCAGGTGCTGCGCGAGGTGGAGGTTCCGGCAGAGGCAACTGTCCTGTCCAGAGGCGGAAGGGTGGAATGAGCCATGTCGCTGCCGTGGTTCATTGCAAGCACGCTGTTCCTGCTGCTGTTCATTTCTGCGATCTACGACCGGAATGCGCTTAAGAAGGTCAGTTATACCCGCTATTTCTCTGCCAAAGCCGTGTATGCAGGTGAGCAGGTGGAGATGGTCGAGGAGATCATGAATAAGAAGCTGCTTCCGCTGCCTTGGCTGCGTCTGGAATCCAGCATCGCCCGGGGGCTTGAATTCGGCTCCCAGGAGAATCTCGGCATCAGCAGCGGGGAGATCTCACAGAATCATGTCAGCCTGTTCTTTCTGAGGTCCTACCGCCATATCAAACGCCGGCATAACGTGATCTGCCGGGAGCGCGGATTGTTCCTTCTGGAGACAGCGACCATGACTACGGGTGATCTCTTCGGAATGAGCCGCAAATCGAAGACCTTCCCGCTGCAGCTGGAGCTGCTTGTCTACCCGGGGCTGCTTCAATTTCATGAGCTTCCGCTGCCGGTTCACAGCTGGCTTGGCGAGCTGCCCGTCAAGCGCTGGATTGTAGAAGATCCGTTCCTGACCGCAGGTACCCGCGAGTACAGTGCAGGGGATTCCCTGGCTTCGATTAACTGGAAAGCGACAGCCCGGACAGGAAGCATGCAGGTGCATCAGAAGGATTACACGGCCGATTCAAGGCTTGTCATCTGCCTGAACGTGGAGATCAGCGATTCCATGTGGCGGACCGTAACCGATGTGGAGCGGATTGAGCTAGGCATCCGGTACGCGGCGACCGTGGCTGAATATGCCATCAGTCATGGTATTGAGACCCGGCTGCTCAGCAATGGAAGGCTGGACGGCGGCGGGGCAAGAGATCCGGTGGACACGTGGCCTATATCACATGCGGAAGAATTCCTGGGCATGCTGGCCAGACTGAACCTGGATAGAACACTGCCGATGAGCAGGCTGATGGAGATTGAAGCGGAGAAAGCTGAAGGGGATACGGATTATCTGATTATTACCTGTCACCGGGGGGCGGAACTGCAGTATGCGGCTGCAGCATTAAGCTTTATGGGCAATGGCGTTGAATGGCTGGATATTCCTGAAGAAGGCGGTGTAGCGCTATGAAACTCCGCTTCCCGTCTTCATTCCAGGCAAACCTTGCGCTATGGATATCCGCTTTCATAGATTGGCTGCTGCTCCTGCCTGTATGGCTGGTGCTGCAAACCTATCTGCAGTCTGATGAAGCAGCAGTAAGGTGGATATACATATTACCGCTGATCGCCGCAGCAGGTGTGCTGCTGCGGTATAAGTGCAGCCGTTTATGGCAGCAGCTGCTGGCAGCGCTGCTGCTGGGTGTCCTGGCCGGACTGTTAAGCAGCACGCTGACACTGACGGGCATTCCGCTGGCGGCGGGTGCCGCAGTCAGTGCTTTTCTTGGCATGACTGCAGCATCCCGGGTGAACCGGTTCAGAATCTATCTGGCCGGAATCACGCTGTATTTCATCGCTTCCATAGCTTTCTCCCAAATCCCGGAGCTACAGGCTAATGTGACTATTCTAACTTGGAGCGGAAGCTTATGTCTGGTGCTGGCACTGATTGATTCCAACAACAGCCATCTGCGCTACAGCTCCTTAGACAGTGATTCAGCACGTCTGCCCGAAGGTCTGCGGCGGCATAACCGCCTGTACCTGGCCGGTTTCGTTATCCTCGCAGCAGTACTGGCAGCAGGCGGCGGTAAAGCGGTCGGGATGCTGCTGTGGAATGCTGTGCGGATATTCTTCACATGGCTGAGCCGGTTATCCTCCGGAGCAGATGAAGCTCCACTGGAGGAGGCTCCTCCGCAAGCCATCCAGGAATTCCCGGCAGCAGAAGCTGGTGAGCCAGGCATTCTTGCCGCTATTCTTAACATTGGCTTCTATATTATAGGGGCGGCTGCATTAGTTGTGGTGCTGTATTACGGTGTACGCTGGCTGTACAGAAATACCGGAGGAGTCCTGCGCAGAGCAATGGACTGGCTGCTGACACTGCTGCGCAGAGAAACGCAGGCAGCACCGGCCGGTTATCAGGATGAAGAGACCAGCCTGTTCACCTGGGAGCAGACCGTTCAGGGCGTCAGGGATTACTTGCGTTCCAAGCTTACACCTGCCAGCCGCCGGGACCGCTGGGAGGCAATGGACGGAAGCCGTGCGCGTATCCGCTGGCTATACCGTCATTGGCTCCGCGCTAAGCATACCGAGGGCTATGAGGTGAAAGCCTATCTGACCCCGCAGGAGACTGCGGCTGATGTGGCGGCATGGTCGGAAGGCGAGAAACGGCAACGCAAAAGCCTTGGAAGCCAAGGGCAAGCCTATGAACAGCTGCTCGGATTATATCATAAAGCCAGATATGCAGATGAGGAACAGTCAGAACTCCCTGAGCTCTCTGCTGAAGAGATTGCAGCTCTTAAAGAACAGTTGAAGCTATAGCTAATCCTGTGGGAAGGTGAAATAGGGATGACCCCATATTTACGAGGCGAACTGGCCAAAGAGGCCGGATTAAACATAGAAACACTCAGATATTATGAGAAATACGGGCTGATTCAGCAGCCGCAGCGCTCATCCAGCGGATACCGGATGTATCCGGAGGAGGCACTGGAACGGATCGCATTCATCCAGAATGCGAAATCTTGCGGATTTACTCTGCGTGAGATTAAGAAAGCCCTGGTCAAATCTTCAGACGGCAGCATCGGAATACCGGACTTTATTACAGTCATTGAGAGTAAAATGGCCGCTGTAGATCAGGAGATCGCCAAACGGCACACGACCCGCCGGAAGCTGGAAGAGCTAAAAGGCAGCCTCCTTACACAGGACAGACATCCAGGTGTTCAGGAGACCCTTGATATCCTGAACATGAAGGGCTGAATCGGCGGGAATTTAATCCGGGATGGACACTTGACCCTGTACTCTGGTACAGGGTTTATATTGTGTTTATGAACGATTAAGAGGAGGAATGAACTGTGATGATATGCCCTAGTGTGACGCCGGTTGAACAGCTGCAGGCCATTTCCAGCCAGCTGAAGCACAATAATCCGTATCCGGGGCAAACGGCGTATGAAATCCGTGCCGCCCTTGAGGAATCTGCCGGACAACTGCCAGCGCTGAACGGTGTGCAGGTTGAGCAGGTTCAGACCGGGCGGTTCAGCGGTGAGTGGGTCAGGGCTGTTGATCCCGGGGAAGCAGGTAAATGTGGTGGTCCCCTAAGAAATGATAGACATGGGGAAACCAAAGTTATTCTGTATATTCACGGCGGAGGGTTTGTTGCGGGCAGCTGTGCAGTCTACCGGGATCTGGCGGCAAGGCTCTCGGTCGCCAGCAGACTTGTTGTGCTTACTGTGGAATACCGGCTGGCTCCGGAATTCCATTATCCGGCTGCAGGTGAAGATTGCCTGTCTGCTTACGAGTGGCTGCTGGATCAGGGCTTCAAGTCCGGGCACATCATATTTGGCGGAGATTCTGTGGGTGCAACACTTGCTCTTATGACGCTCATCTCTTTGCGGGATGGAGGGAAGCCGCTTCCGGGCGGAGCATTCCTGCTCTCGCCACATGGTGATCTTGTTCATTTGGACGGAGAGTCGTATACCAGCCGGGCGCATAGAGATCCGACAGGAAGCCGGGAGACGAATCAGCGTATTCTGGAGGATTATCTCGGAGAGTATGCCGGTGAAGCCCCTGCGCAATTATCCCCGCTCAGACAAGACCTCTCAGGGTTACCGCCTCTATTCATCCAGGCGGGCGATCAGGAGGTGCTGCTGAGTGATGCCGAGCGGCTGGCCGCTAAGGCAGCCGAGGCCGGAACAGCAGCGCAGCTGGAGGTGTGGGAGAACATGTGGAGTGTGTTTCAGCTGATGGCTGCATTTCT
This window encodes:
- a CDS encoding alpha/beta hydrolase encodes the protein MICPSVTPVEQLQAISSQLKHNNPYPGQTAYEIRAALEESAGQLPALNGVQVEQVQTGRFSGEWVRAVDPGEAGKCGGPLRNDRHGETKVILYIHGGGFVAGSCAVYRDLAARLSVASRLVVLTVEYRLAPEFHYPAAGEDCLSAYEWLLDQGFKSGHIIFGGDSVGATLALMTLISLRDGGKPLPGGAFLLSPHGDLVHLDGESYTSRAHRDPTGSRETNQRILEDYLGEYAGEAPAQLSPLRQDLSGLPPLFIQAGDQEVLLSDAERLAAKAAEAGTAAQLEVWENMWSVFQLMAAFLPEAQQAIYHIGEYVKERLKLEAEL
- a CDS encoding MerR family transcriptional regulator; amino-acid sequence: MTPYLRGELAKEAGLNIETLRYYEKYGLIQQPQRSSSGYRMYPEEALERIAFIQNAKSCGFTLREIKKALVKSSDGSIGIPDFITVIESKMAAVDQEIAKRHTTRRKLEELKGSLLTQDRHPGVQETLDILNMKG
- a CDS encoding DUF58 domain-containing protein, which translates into the protein MSLPWFIASTLFLLLFISAIYDRNALKKVSYTRYFSAKAVYAGEQVEMVEEIMNKKLLPLPWLRLESSIARGLEFGSQENLGISSGEISQNHVSLFFLRSYRHIKRRHNVICRERGLFLLETATMTTGDLFGMSRKSKTFPLQLELLVYPGLLQFHELPLPVHSWLGELPVKRWIVEDPFLTAGTREYSAGDSLASINWKATARTGSMQVHQKDYTADSRLVICLNVEISDSMWRTVTDVERIELGIRYAATVAEYAISHGIETRLLSNGRLDGGGARDPVDTWPISHAEEFLGMLARLNLDRTLPMSRLMEIEAEKAEGDTDYLIITCHRGAELQYAAAALSFMGNGVEWLDIPEEGGVAL